Proteins from one Chroococcidiopsis sp. CCMEE 29 genomic window:
- a CDS encoding helix-turn-helix transcriptional regulator, with amino-acid sequence MRKVYCRLAVLMAEKDPKLTQTRLRDETGLAIQTINQLFHSSMKRVDLNTIETLCEYFNVEVGDLFVLREVSEPK; translated from the coding sequence ATGAGAAAAGTGTATTGCAGACTAGCGGTGTTAATGGCTGAGAAAGACCCGAAGCTTACCCAGACAAGGCTTAGGGATGAAACAGGTTTGGCTATACAAACAATTAATCAGTTGTTCCACAGTTCTATGAAGCGTGTAGACCTAAACACAATCGAGACTCTATGCGAGTATTTCAATGTGGAAGTAGGAGATTTGTTTGTATTGCGAGAGGTTAGTGAACCCAAATAA
- a CDS encoding tyrosine-type recombinase/integrase, with amino-acid sequence MPESAENSRILDEYQMEADLARFASYDADDREREAAFMARRGAIGTVGVESYRGKLRLRMPRTLFGGKQKYVYTRLDDDNEGWHEAYSRAMRIESDIRKGVFDFSLKTYQPRRPELTILTSQRLTLLELWDKYSEYRRSQVAETTFKVNYQLRYRNAIAELPTQRLQDAILIRDYLLRNKTAATAKQLLVQFNACCNWAVKSQLIKENPFSGMASDLRVIRSSREDSIHPFTPAERDAIIQAFEEHPHYQHYTPFVKFLFWTGCRTSEAVGLRWGDVNQGCTLITFSSVISKNTRKGTKTGKSRKFPCNQQLQSLLQSVRPSKPEPDSLVFPNPIGNPINPAVFLHNAWSGDESKGKIGIVTQLVKEGKVERYRPQYNTRHTFITMTLEMGVSPTQVGRWVGTSTETISRHYAGVIRQLQVPEF; translated from the coding sequence ATGCCTGAAAGTGCTGAAAACTCTCGAATACTAGATGAATATCAGATGGAAGCAGACCTGGCAAGGTTCGCTTCTTATGATGCTGATGATAGGGAGAGAGAAGCAGCTTTCATGGCACGTAGAGGGGCAATCGGAACGGTTGGGGTTGAATCCTACCGAGGGAAGCTTCGGCTTAGGATGCCCCGTACGCTGTTCGGAGGTAAGCAGAAGTACGTCTACACCCGCCTGGATGATGACAACGAAGGATGGCACGAGGCGTACTCTCGGGCGATGCGGATTGAAAGTGATATCCGTAAAGGAGTATTTGACTTCAGCCTTAAAACCTATCAGCCACGACGCCCAGAACTAACCATCCTTACCAGTCAACGGCTTACTTTACTGGAACTGTGGGACAAATACTCTGAATATCGCAGGTCACAGGTAGCTGAAACCACATTCAAGGTCAACTACCAATTACGTTACCGTAACGCAATCGCAGAACTGCCGACACAACGCTTGCAAGATGCCATTCTGATTAGGGATTACCTACTGCGTAACAAGACTGCTGCCACAGCTAAACAGTTGCTGGTTCAGTTCAACGCTTGCTGTAACTGGGCAGTCAAGTCTCAGTTGATTAAGGAAAACCCATTCTCAGGAATGGCTAGCGATTTACGGGTTATTAGGTCATCCAGAGAAGATTCTATTCACCCGTTCACCCCAGCAGAACGAGACGCGATTATTCAAGCTTTTGAGGAACATCCCCATTACCAACACTACACGCCATTCGTGAAGTTCTTGTTCTGGACTGGTTGTCGCACTAGCGAAGCTGTGGGGTTACGTTGGGGAGACGTTAACCAGGGCTGTACTCTAATCACCTTCAGCAGCGTCATCAGCAAGAATACGAGAAAAGGTACAAAAACTGGTAAGTCTAGGAAGTTCCCCTGCAACCAACAACTGCAATCCTTACTCCAGTCAGTCCGTCCGTCTAAGCCAGAACCAGACTCATTAGTATTTCCTAACCCTATAGGTAATCCTATTAATCCCGCTGTGTTCTTACATAATGCTTGGAGTGGCGATGAGTCCAAGGGCAAGATTGGCATCGTAACGCAACTCGTTAAAGAAGGTAAGGTTGAACGCTACCGTCCGCAGTACAACACCAGACATACCTTCATCACAATGACGCTAGAAATGGGTGTTAGTCCAACTCAAGTAGGCAGATGGGTCGGCACTAGTACCGAGACGATATCCCGCCATTACGCCGGAGTCATCCGACAGCTACAGGTGCCTGAGTTTTAG
- a CDS encoding RNA methyltransferase: MLTSLQNPLVKQIRKLHASKQRREQGVFLIEGTHLLEEACAVDYPLITVCFTPEWQLQHQQLWQQTIQRAERAEIVSPEVLKAIATTVQPDGVVATARRNYRQREVLFTGLGLALETVQDPGNLGTIIRTAAAAGASGLWLSEDSVDLDNPKVLRASAGQWFRLPMAVSAELKVAVRECQQAGMQVVATLPTAELTYWEVDWRRPSLILLGNEGAGLSAELAAMADLQVRIPLCLGVESLNVAIAAALMLYEAQRQKSCVRS, translated from the coding sequence ATGTTGACAAGTTTACAGAACCCCCTGGTAAAGCAAATCCGTAAACTGCATGCTTCTAAGCAGCGGCGGGAGCAAGGTGTGTTTTTAATAGAAGGAACGCACCTACTAGAAGAAGCTTGTGCAGTAGATTACCCGCTAATAACTGTATGTTTTACCCCCGAATGGCAGTTACAACATCAGCAACTTTGGCAGCAAACCATTCAGCGGGCTGAACGGGCAGAAATTGTTAGTCCAGAGGTTTTAAAGGCGATCGCCACTACAGTGCAACCGGATGGTGTGGTGGCGACGGCAAGACGGAATTATCGCCAGCGGGAAGTGCTCTTTACTGGCTTGGGGCTAGCTTTAGAAACAGTGCAAGATCCTGGGAATTTAGGGACTATCATTCGTACCGCTGCTGCTGCTGGCGCATCTGGGTTGTGGTTAAGTGAGGATAGTGTGGATCTGGATAACCCAAAAGTTTTACGTGCTTCAGCTGGGCAGTGGTTCCGATTACCAATGGCAGTTAGTGCAGAGTTAAAAGTAGCTGTGCGTGAGTGCCAGCAAGCAGGAATGCAAGTGGTGGCAACATTACCCACAGCCGAATTGACATATTGGGAGGTAGATTGGCGGCGTCCTAGTTTGATTTTGCTGGGGAATGAAGGAGCTGGGTTATCGGCAGAGTTAGCAGCGATGGCTGATTTGCAAGTCAGGATTCCTCTCTGTTTAGGGGTAGAGTCTTTGAATGTGGCAATCGCGGCTGCTTTGATGTTGTATGAGGCTCAACGGCAAAAGAGTTGTGTGAGGAGTTAA
- the raiA gene encoding ribosome-associated translation inhibitor RaiA: protein MKLVIHGKNIEITDAIREYVHQKIEKAVNHFQNLTTEVDVHLSVARNPRINTKQAAEVTIYANGTVIRAEESSENLYASIDLVADKIARQLRKYKERLQDKKNQIPPKTSAEATEQPVVQDLIGDRTPELPSEVVRTKYFAMPPMTMAEALEQLQLVGHDFYMFRNAETGEINVIYERNHGGYGVIQPRNGNGHTSSKNGKTAYANGVAPEKPQSNKV from the coding sequence ATGAAGCTTGTTATCCACGGCAAAAATATTGAAATCACTGATGCTATTCGTGAGTATGTGCATCAGAAGATTGAAAAGGCGGTGAATCACTTTCAGAACCTGACAACTGAGGTAGATGTACATTTGTCAGTAGCCCGCAATCCCCGAATAAATACCAAACAAGCGGCTGAAGTGACGATCTACGCCAACGGAACTGTTATCCGTGCCGAGGAGAGTAGCGAGAACCTATACGCCAGCATAGACTTGGTAGCTGATAAGATTGCTCGTCAACTGCGCAAGTACAAAGAAAGACTTCAAGACAAAAAGAATCAAATTCCACCTAAGACAAGTGCCGAGGCAACTGAACAGCCTGTAGTACAGGATCTAATCGGCGATCGTACCCCGGAACTGCCTAGCGAAGTTGTCCGCACTAAATACTTTGCCATGCCACCGATGACAATGGCAGAAGCTTTAGAACAATTGCAGTTAGTGGGACATGACTTTTATATGTTCCGCAACGCCGAAACCGGCGAAATTAACGTGATTTACGAGCGCAATCATGGCGGTTATGGTGTGATTCAACCCCGGAACGGCAATGGACACACCAGCAGCAAAAACGGGAAAACAGCCTACGCTAATGGTGTGGCACCAGAAAAGCCCCAGTCAAATAAGGTATAA
- a CDS encoding MFS transporter, protein MFPTEPPASSSGFNALLKNRPFLTLWIGQLVSQVADKIFFILLIALLNDYYAAPGMENSMRSTLMLTFTLPAILFGSAGGIFVDRFSKKQVLVGSDLIRGLLTMAIPWLPREFLILLVLTFLISTITQFFAPAEQATIPLLVRRENLMAANALFTTTMMAGLIVGFAVGEPILSLSRTWGEDYGREILVGGLYLVSAGLMQLIPIKEAALDPAQLATVHPLSDLKAGLRYLKQNRLVWNAMLQLTMLYSVFAALTVLTIDLASEIGLKSTQFGFLLAAAGVGMVFGAGILGNWGDRFHHKPLPLIGFLSMAFVLGVFSFINNLWLGLGLSILMGLGASMIGVPMQTLIQQQTPPAMHGKVFGFQNNAVNIALSAPLAITGPLTDAIGLRNVLVGMSLLVILVGVWAWHNTRRVLRNVL, encoded by the coding sequence ATGTTTCCAACTGAACCTCCCGCTTCTAGTAGCGGATTTAACGCTCTATTAAAAAATCGTCCCTTTCTAACGCTGTGGATTGGGCAACTGGTGTCGCAGGTAGCAGATAAAATCTTTTTCATTTTGCTGATTGCCCTGTTAAACGACTACTACGCAGCTCCAGGCATGGAAAACTCCATGCGCTCAACGTTAATGTTAACTTTTACGCTGCCAGCGATTCTGTTTGGTTCAGCCGGTGGCATTTTTGTTGATCGCTTCAGCAAAAAACAAGTTTTGGTTGGCTCCGATCTAATTCGCGGCTTACTAACAATGGCTATTCCTTGGCTGCCTAGGGAGTTTTTAATTTTATTGGTGTTGACGTTTTTGATCTCAACAATAACGCAGTTTTTTGCCCCTGCTGAGCAGGCTACCATCCCGCTTTTGGTGCGACGAGAGAATTTAATGGCAGCCAACGCGCTGTTTACTACAACGATGATGGCAGGCTTAATTGTTGGGTTTGCCGTGGGGGAGCCAATATTAAGCCTATCCCGAACTTGGGGGGAAGACTATGGGCGAGAAATTTTAGTTGGCGGTTTATATCTAGTATCTGCGGGGCTGATGCAGTTGATTCCCATCAAAGAAGCGGCGCTCGATCCCGCTCAACTAGCGACTGTTCATCCTTTAAGTGATTTGAAAGCAGGATTGCGCTATCTAAAGCAAAACCGCTTGGTGTGGAATGCCATGTTGCAGTTGACGATGCTTTATTCTGTGTTTGCAGCTTTAACAGTGCTGACAATTGACTTGGCATCAGAAATTGGTCTTAAGTCTACGCAATTTGGCTTTCTGTTAGCAGCCGCTGGTGTGGGGATGGTATTTGGTGCAGGGATTTTAGGAAATTGGGGCGATCGCTTTCATCACAAACCCCTCCCCTTAATTGGTTTTTTGAGTATGGCTTTTGTGTTAGGGGTGTTTAGCTTTATTAACAACCTGTGGCTGGGTTTAGGACTCAGTATCTTGATGGGATTGGGAGCTTCTATGATCGGCGTGCCGATGCAAACCTTGATTCAACAGCAAACACCACCAGCAATGCACGGTAAAGTTTTTGGGTTTCAGAACAATGCGGTCAATATTGCCTTGAGCGCGCCGCTGGCAATTACAGGACCACTCACTGATGCTATTGGCTTACGTAACGTTCTGGTGGGTATGAGTCTTTTAGTCATCCTAGTGGGTGTTTGGGCTTGGCATAATACACGCCGAGTTTTGCGAAATGTGCTCTAA
- a CDS encoding tetratricopeptide repeat protein translates to MMKTLQVPSQLWLTLITASFLTLGILPSYSLEATLVQLENQESSTMKLRQAEAHNNRGVELAEEGRLAQAIAAFKQAINIYPSYENAHNNLGLALGSQNKFSEAAAAFNQALAINPSNVETYNNLGIALGSQGKFPQAVAAFNQAIQIKPDEPTSYQNLGVAFWSQGRLPEAVTSLQKAKELYLAQKNTEGVEHIEEILEQLKSPQQ, encoded by the coding sequence ATGATGAAAACGCTTCAGGTGCCATCACAGCTTTGGCTCACACTTATAACAGCCAGCTTCCTCACGCTAGGTATTCTGCCAAGTTATTCCCTTGAGGCAACACTAGTACAGTTGGAGAATCAAGAGTCTTCTACCATGAAGTTGCGTCAGGCAGAAGCTCACAATAACAGGGGAGTAGAGCTAGCTGAGGAGGGGAGATTGGCGCAAGCGATCGCAGCATTCAAACAAGCTATCAACATTTATCCTAGCTATGAGAATGCCCACAATAATCTAGGGCTTGCTCTTGGCAGTCAAAATAAGTTTTCAGAAGCAGCTGCCGCCTTCAATCAAGCGCTTGCGATCAATCCCAGCAATGTTGAAACTTATAATAATTTAGGGATTGCCCTTGGTAGTCAAGGAAAATTTCCACAGGCAGTTGCAGCATTCAATCAAGCTATTCAAATCAAGCCTGACGAACCAACTTCTTATCAAAACTTAGGAGTTGCTTTCTGGAGTCAAGGCAGATTACCAGAAGCGGTTACATCTCTACAAAAAGCTAAAGAGTTGTACTTAGCGCAAAAAAACACTGAGGGTGTCGAGCACATTGAAGAAATTTTGGAGCAGCTTAAATCACCACAGCAGTGA
- a CDS encoding recombinase family protein, producing the protein MTRVIELGRASTSDQKLSREVQETRIRHWCLANDLELIGFLYDGGISGKTLDRPAVKTALQLLEAGEADGIIVFKLDRLTRNLSELNQLIENYFKDKYALISVSEVLDTTTASGRLVINILGSVAQWERETISERTKLALAVKKERGEPVGRRPTITFEMVQQVKAMRMEDFTHAEIAEIVGISCSSVGQILRRK; encoded by the coding sequence ATGACTAGGGTAATCGAACTAGGGAGGGCTAGCACTAGCGACCAGAAGCTATCGCGTGAGGTGCAAGAGACTCGAATTAGGCACTGGTGCTTGGCGAACGACTTAGAGTTAATAGGTTTTCTGTACGATGGCGGCATATCTGGCAAGACCCTCGATAGACCAGCGGTGAAAACAGCATTACAGCTACTAGAGGCAGGTGAAGCTGATGGGATTATCGTGTTCAAGCTAGACAGATTGACCAGAAACCTATCCGAACTGAATCAACTGATAGAAAACTATTTCAAAGACAAGTACGCGCTGATTTCAGTTAGCGAGGTACTAGATACAACCACAGCTAGTGGGAGGTTGGTCATCAACATATTAGGTTCCGTAGCCCAGTGGGAAAGAGAGACTATTTCCGAACGAACAAAATTAGCCCTAGCGGTGAAGAAAGAGAGGGGTGAACCAGTTGGGCGTAGACCGACAATCACTTTTGAGATGGTACAGCAAGTCAAAGCGATGCGTATGGAGGATTTCACGCACGCCGAGATAGCTGAAATTGTTGGGATTTCGTGCAGTTCTGTAGGGCAAATACTAAGGAGGAAGTAG
- a CDS encoding M48 family metallopeptidase: MSFFKTQLVGLKSDQFRHPLDLEATKALKQIPGIDVIVRNLLGQLAEQFFYVENIAASVLVGEKQLPQYHQLLLEACQTLDLEPPQLYIHQHPVPNAYTFAMRGRQPFIVLHTSLIELLTPEEIQAVIAHELGHLKCDHGVYLTLVNLIVLAAGQLPNFGGFLAQALQAQLLEWVRCAEFTCDRAALLATQDPKVIMSLLMKLAGGSPTLAPQLNLDAFLAQARAYDDISNTELGEMLKSARASQLTHPVPVLRAREIDRWAASREYQSLLQDHGSGYNNKVAPKGGWRNW; this comes from the coding sequence ATGTCCTTCTTCAAGACTCAGCTGGTTGGTCTAAAATCAGACCAGTTTCGCCATCCGTTAGACCTAGAGGCAACAAAGGCTCTAAAGCAGATTCCTGGCATTGACGTGATTGTGCGGAATCTGCTAGGGCAATTGGCGGAGCAGTTTTTTTATGTGGAAAATATTGCAGCGAGCGTGTTAGTGGGGGAAAAACAACTGCCCCAGTACCACCAGCTGTTGTTAGAAGCTTGTCAGACGTTAGATCTGGAACCACCCCAACTATATATACATCAGCATCCGGTTCCTAATGCCTATACGTTTGCTATGCGGGGTAGACAGCCCTTTATTGTGTTACACACCTCGCTAATTGAGTTGCTGACACCAGAGGAAATTCAAGCGGTGATTGCCCATGAATTGGGTCATCTCAAGTGTGACCACGGGGTTTATCTAACGCTGGTGAATTTAATTGTGTTAGCCGCTGGGCAGCTGCCTAATTTCGGAGGTTTTCTTGCCCAAGCGTTGCAAGCACAACTTTTAGAGTGGGTACGCTGCGCTGAATTTACATGCGATCGCGCCGCATTGTTAGCAACTCAAGACCCCAAAGTCATAATGTCCCTATTGATGAAACTAGCCGGTGGTTCACCGACTCTCGCACCCCAACTTAACCTAGATGCCTTTCTCGCTCAGGCTCGAGCCTACGATGATATTAGTAACACAGAGCTAGGCGAAATGCTCAAATCAGCCAGGGCATCTCAACTGACTCATCCAGTACCAGTACTGCGAGCGCGAGAAATTGACCGTTGGGCAGCTAGCCGGGAGTATCAGTCCTTGTTGCAAGACCACGGCAGTGGTTATAATAATAAAGTTGCACCCAAGGGCGGGTGGCGAAACTGGTAG
- a CDS encoding Rho termination factor N-terminal domain-containing protein, whose translation MDAQQFLTASFELTAIFPMMAMVVDFVLRQATESNRSEMSDLDSVHEDTPTYEGWTLLEPACCYSEFTIRELKKLGRQRHIKNYGRMIKSQLVEALLAS comes from the coding sequence ATGGACGCACAACAGTTTTTAACCGCAAGTTTTGAACTGACAGCAATTTTTCCAATGATGGCGATGGTTGTGGACTTTGTTCTGAGACAGGCAACAGAATCAAATCGGTCAGAAATGTCCGATTTGGATAGTGTACACGAAGATACTCCGACTTATGAAGGTTGGACTTTGTTAGAACCAGCTTGCTGTTATTCAGAATTCACGATTCGGGAACTGAAGAAACTCGGACGTCAACGCCACATCAAGAATTATGGACGAATGATTAAGAGTCAATTAGTTGAGGCACTACTAGCCTCGTAA
- the murA gene encoding UDP-N-acetylglucosamine 1-carboxyvinyltransferase — MEDRAITTSRGFINPQTSPDADSSVLQIWGGYPLQGHVKISGAKNSALAIIAGSLLCPEDCRIRNVPSLVDVTRMGQILLALGVKLDQNGDILDINASGIRQSQAPYELVSQLRASFFVIGPLLARLGVAQIPLPGGCTIGARPVELHVRGLQAMGADVQIEHGMVNAYVTGKNRKLKGAEIYLSYPSVGATETLMMAATLAEGETTIENAAQEPEVMDLANFCNSMGARIRGAGTNTITISGVTRLHSTDYSIIPDRVEAGTYLVAGAITHSELSLLSVVPDHLTAVIAKLREVGVQVVVEAANQLRIIPGQSIMATDIETLPYPGFPTDMQAQFMALLALSEGDSLITETVFENRLRHVAELNRMGADIRVKGNNAIVRGVPMLTGAPVVATDLRASAALVLAALAAKGKTTIQGLHHLDRGYEKLEEKLLSLGAKLQRVPESSVDADGRASNPDLLTSQSN; from the coding sequence TTGGAGGATAGAGCTATTACTACCTCTCGCGGCTTCATAAACCCCCAAACATCACCGGATGCAGACTCCTCAGTCCTACAAATTTGGGGTGGTTATCCTTTACAAGGTCACGTGAAAATTAGCGGAGCAAAGAATTCTGCACTGGCAATTATAGCGGGGTCTTTACTCTGTCCTGAGGACTGTCGAATCCGCAATGTTCCCTCCCTGGTTGATGTAACCCGGATGGGACAAATTTTATTGGCATTAGGCGTAAAGCTAGACCAAAATGGCGATATCTTAGACATTAATGCTAGTGGAATTAGACAATCACAGGCTCCCTACGAACTAGTTAGTCAACTTAGGGCAAGTTTTTTTGTCATTGGTCCCTTACTGGCACGACTAGGTGTTGCCCAGATCCCACTTCCAGGGGGTTGTACGATTGGAGCCAGACCAGTTGAGCTTCATGTTCGGGGTTTGCAAGCAATGGGGGCTGATGTCCAGATTGAGCATGGCATGGTTAATGCTTATGTCACTGGCAAAAACCGCAAGTTAAAGGGGGCAGAAATCTACCTGAGTTACCCCAGTGTTGGTGCGACGGAAACATTGATGATGGCGGCAACCTTGGCAGAGGGTGAAACGACGATAGAAAACGCTGCGCAAGAACCAGAAGTTATGGATTTGGCGAATTTCTGTAATTCAATGGGTGCGCGGATTCGGGGTGCCGGAACTAATACAATTACTATCTCAGGTGTTACCAGGTTACACTCTACGGACTATTCGATTATTCCGGATCGAGTTGAGGCTGGGACGTATTTGGTAGCTGGGGCAATCACGCACTCAGAACTGAGTTTATTGTCGGTAGTGCCCGATCATCTCACAGCAGTCATTGCCAAACTGCGCGAGGTTGGGGTGCAAGTTGTTGTGGAAGCAGCCAACCAATTACGCATTATTCCAGGGCAAAGCATAATGGCAACAGATATTGAAACGCTGCCTTATCCCGGTTTTCCCACAGATATGCAAGCGCAATTCATGGCTTTACTGGCACTGAGTGAAGGCGACAGTTTGATTACTGAAACAGTGTTTGAGAACCGATTGCGTCACGTGGCAGAATTGAATCGCATGGGGGCAGATATTCGCGTTAAAGGAAACAATGCGATCGTGCGGGGAGTGCCAATGTTGACGGGTGCGCCCGTCGTTGCAACGGACTTACGGGCATCGGCAGCGTTGGTGTTGGCGGCGTTGGCAGCAAAAGGAAAAACAACGATTCAAGGATTACATCACCTAGATCGGGGGTACGAAAAACTAGAAGAGAAGTTGCTTTCTCTGGGTGCTAAACTACAGCGTGTGCCAGAGTCATCAGTGGACGCAGATGGTCGTGCCAGTAATCCTGACCTATTGACTTCTCAGTCGAATTAA
- a CDS encoding IS110 family transposase, which translates to MKTPKSKTRFHQPNTNETSELRQINPNAAGIDIGSEFHWVSVPKDRASECVRRFGCYTADLYALADWLAECRVETVAMESTGVYWIALFQILETRGFEVKLVNAHHVKTLPGRKTDILDCQWLQQLHSYGLLSGSFRPEDQICVLRSYIRHRDSLIKSACVHVQRMQKVLTQMNVQLHKVVSDITGTTGMTIIRAIVAGERNPQILAAKRHHRTKRSEAEIAAALNGDYRSEHIFVLQQELRLYDVYHAQIAACDRQIQECLAEFSDKVNLDESPLSQPKHPRNKPQGNEPAFDLRTHLYRISGVDFTAIDGLGILTVQTIISEVGLDPTRFPTVKHFTSWLGLCPCNRITGGKVKRSQTRLVVNPATNAFRMAAQTAGKSNSALGAFYRRLRSRLGTPKAITATAHKLARIFYRLWTTGGNYQDPGMDYYEQRYQERVINNLQKKALALGFELIPQPEANTVS; encoded by the coding sequence ATGAAAACACCAAAGTCCAAAACCCGTTTCCATCAACCAAATACAAATGAAACTTCTGAGTTAAGACAAATCAATCCAAATGCAGCAGGGATTGATATCGGTTCAGAATTTCACTGGGTGAGTGTACCAAAAGACCGAGCATCCGAGTGTGTCAGACGTTTTGGCTGTTATACTGCTGACTTGTATGCCCTTGCAGATTGGCTAGCTGAATGTCGAGTGGAAACTGTAGCAATGGAATCAACGGGGGTGTATTGGATTGCGTTGTTTCAAATCTTGGAGACCAGAGGCTTTGAGGTCAAACTTGTCAACGCCCATCACGTCAAAACTTTACCTGGACGTAAAACTGATATTTTAGACTGTCAATGGCTGCAACAGTTGCACAGTTACGGATTGTTGTCTGGTTCTTTTCGTCCAGAAGATCAGATTTGTGTATTACGAAGTTATATCCGCCATCGGGATAGTCTCATCAAAAGTGCTTGTGTTCACGTTCAACGGATGCAGAAAGTTCTAACCCAGATGAACGTGCAACTGCATAAAGTAGTTAGCGATATCACTGGTACTACTGGGATGACAATTATTCGAGCAATTGTTGCTGGAGAACGAAACCCACAAATTTTAGCAGCTAAAAGACATCACCGTACTAAACGCTCTGAAGCTGAAATTGCTGCTGCTTTAAATGGTGATTATCGCAGTGAGCATATTTTTGTACTTCAACAGGAGCTACGACTTTACGATGTCTATCACGCTCAGATAGCAGCTTGCGACCGACAAATACAAGAGTGCTTGGCTGAATTTAGCGACAAAGTTAATCTCGACGAATCTCCGCTTTCGCAACCAAAGCATCCCCGCAATAAACCTCAAGGCAATGAACCCGCTTTTGATTTACGTACCCATCTCTACCGAATTAGTGGCGTGGATTTCACTGCTATTGATGGTCTTGGTATCCTGACGGTGCAAACCATTATTTCTGAAGTCGGTTTAGATCCTACCCGATTCCCAACTGTTAAACACTTTACTTCCTGGCTTGGTCTTTGCCCTTGCAATCGCATCACTGGTGGTAAAGTTAAACGTTCTCAAACTCGCTTGGTTGTTAACCCTGCTACCAACGCTTTCCGAATGGCGGCACAAACTGCTGGCAAGAGCAATTCAGCTTTAGGTGCCTTTTATCGTCGCTTACGTTCTCGCCTTGGTACGCCCAAAGCTATTACTGCTACTGCTCATAAGCTGGCACGAATTTTCTACCGACTTTGGACAACAGGAGGTAATTATCAAGATCCTGGCATGGATTATTATGAACAACGTTACCAAGAACGAGTTATTAACAACCTCCAAAAAAAGGCTCTAGCTTTAGGTTTTGAACTCATTCCTCAGCCCGAAGCAAATACGGTTTCTTAG
- a CDS encoding ferrochelatase yields the protein MVATPEKQQQTSAQVSGDRVAVLLMGYGEVESYEDFANYNEQALNLLTAKFAPVPTWIYPPLAKLLALFDRHEWGHQHNDFVSPHNAIFEQQRAGIEKHLQEKWGDRVQVFKAFNFCAPFLPEQVLAEIKAQGFDKLLIYPLLVVDSIFTSGIAVEQVNNALAKLADGTEHWIEGQRYIPSFYNEPAYIDLMAKLVEEKIADDLAAAYLPSQIGIVLMNHGCPHKAKGFTSGITESQALYDKVRDQLIHHHPLISVGWLNHDTPLIEWTQPNATQAAKNLIELGAKAIVFMPIGFATENHETLLDVDHIIHALQRKHPDVNYVQMPCVNDHPDFLKMAAEWANPHIEALFSEQALSVNPQLAADQAHHHHHEHHHHHH from the coding sequence TTGGTAGCTACACCTGAAAAACAGCAACAAACCTCCGCTCAAGTTTCTGGCGACCGAGTTGCAGTCTTGCTCATGGGCTACGGAGAGGTTGAGAGCTACGAAGATTTCGCTAACTACAACGAACAGGCGTTAAATCTACTCACAGCCAAGTTTGCACCAGTGCCAACGTGGATCTATCCACCCCTAGCAAAGCTTTTGGCGCTATTTGATCGGCATGAGTGGGGTCACCAGCACAATGATTTTGTGTCACCTCACAATGCTATCTTCGAACAGCAAAGGGCGGGAATCGAGAAACACTTGCAAGAAAAATGGGGCGATCGCGTCCAAGTGTTTAAAGCGTTCAACTTTTGTGCTCCCTTCCTGCCTGAACAAGTTCTAGCAGAAATTAAAGCCCAAGGATTTGATAAGCTCCTGATCTACCCTCTGCTAGTTGTTGATTCCATCTTCACCAGTGGCATTGCTGTAGAGCAAGTCAACAACGCTCTAGCTAAGCTAGCTGATGGGACTGAGCACTGGATAGAAGGACAAAGGTACATTCCTTCCTTCTACAACGAACCTGCCTATATCGATTTAATGGCTAAGCTGGTCGAAGAAAAAATCGCCGATGACTTAGCAGCAGCATACCTACCTTCTCAAATCGGGATCGTGCTAATGAACCACGGCTGCCCCCATAAGGCAAAAGGTTTCACTTCTGGTATTACTGAAAGTCAAGCACTCTACGACAAAGTTCGAGATCAGCTGATTCATCATCATCCTCTAATCTCAGTCGGTTGGCTTAACCATGACACACCTTTAATTGAATGGACGCAGCCAAATGCTACGCAAGCAGCAAAGAACCTGATTGAGTTGGGGGCAAAAGCTATTGTCTTTATGCCAATTGGCTTTGCTACAGAAAATCATGAAACACTGTTAGATGTAGACCACATCATCCATGCTCTACAACGCAAGCATCCAGACGTAAACTACGTGCAAATGCCCTGCGTTAATGACCACCCCGACTTCTTGAAAATGGCAGCTGAATGGGCTAATCCCCATATTGAAGCGCTATTTTCAGAGCAAGCTCTCTCAGTTAATCCGCAGTTGGCGGCAGATCAGGCTCATCACCATCACCACGAACATCATCACCATCACCACTAA